A window of Equus przewalskii isolate Varuska chromosome 6, EquPr2, whole genome shotgun sequence genomic DNA:
acagcggttaagttcgtgtgctccacttgagtgacccagggtttgctggtttggatcctgggcggggacctatgcactgtttatcaagccatgctgtggcaggggtcccacacagaaaggagaggaagatgggcacagatgttagctgagggccagtcttcctcagcagaaagaggaggattggcagcagatgttagctcagggctaatcttcctcaaaaaaaaaaaaaaaaaggaaaacaaaaagacaagagataagtgttggcaaggatgtggaaaaaagggaacccctgtacactgttgatgggaatataaactggtacaaccattgtgtaaaacagtatggagattcctcgaaaaattaaaaatagaactaccatctgatccagaaattctacttttgcatatttatccaaagaaaatgacatcagtatctcgaagagatatctgcactcctatgttcattgcagcgttattcacaatagccatgatatggaaacaacctaagtgtctgacaccagatgaacagataaagaaattgtcgTATCTATCTaagtgtgatatatatatgtaatattattcaggcttacaagagaaggaaattttgccatttgcaacaacatggatgaactttgaggacattatactaagtgaaataagccaaacacagaaagataaatattgcatgatatcacttatatgtggaatctaaaaaagtccaatttagagaaacagagagtagaatggtggttgccagaggttggaggaaatggggagatgtttgtcaaagggtacaaacttgacttataagataaataagttctacaGATCTAATGTACATCATGGTAACTATAGATAATAATAAGTATTGTGtacttgaatttaaaaatatcctataATAATTTGGTATTTACAAatagatttataattttgttgtaaataatttggaaaagtaATGAAGTCGTTTTACACATGTGTCCCTCTATACAGGATCAGCTGGCTTGCCATTTAAAATTATCAggataaaaaacattaaaacaatacATTCCCTGATAGCTTTACGGATAAAGCGAAAAGGAAATTAAGTTGTAATCACTTtacacttcattcattcacctactaaaaattattttaaaagtcctgaAGGCCCTGGGTCTGTCTTCATATGGTATTCCATCCTTAATATCTTATAAACTTATTATATTTAGCCCATAAGATTATAATTTTCAGGAGTTCTTTCCCCCAAAACCACAACCATCTTAATAGCAAAATCTTTGTATTGAGTTTGGGATTCtggcaatgaaaataataatcagTTTCTAAGGCTTACACTCACATCTATTGTGATCTCAAAAAGAAACATACTGAAAACAAAGTTCTAACTATTAACATGAAAGAAGTACTCTAGGTAGACGACATTATCGCACAATATGATTTACAGTGTTGgttgtcattaaaattttaaagtaataccATCATAGTAAAAGGATTTGTTCAGGGTGTCTTTAAAGGTAGACTTCTCAATGTATATCAAAAAATCCTAAGATCTTaagcacatgtgcacacacacaggccctTACCATAATGTGAGActtcacttttcctttctgaattaCGAAAGTGCCTCCCATCCCTACTGGCTTATCTCCATAATGATTTTCAAGAGTCTGTCTCATACAAGTCACAAAGTTAagttttccagttcttcttttGGCTTTCACCTCAATGACCTAGAAGAGGACATAAAAATGCATACCGCTGTTCCAAGCTGCAAAATTTTAATGTAACTAAATACCAAGTGAAACATTATATAATCTAACGCCATCaagtaaatattcacttttttgcTTAGAGCACGCAGATAGTTGACGCGTCTCAATCCTCTATGTCTTGATTAATAATACacatattgtaatatatattataatatatatgagTTATATATCATTTACTCTAATAAAAGTCTTATTCATGCTTTCTTGGACTGAGAAAGAATTATAGCTAAAGCCTGCACTGAACTCTAGAAATTCTTAGCATTATATGTCAGGGTGGTAAAAACTTGAGACTTTCTTGACTTAAAGTGATTAACCTCTGATAATTGGAGGGGAGAAGAAATGATTACATTTTCTCACTTCCTTGAAAATTCTGGATTTATTTTACCTCCACTTTATTAGGTATTTTTACTTCACTACCTCATTTCTCAAAGTAACTGAAGCAGCTATCTCTATTTACAAAATGTGAGAGTTCTCACAATTGGTAAAACTGAAATCATCTTTTTGTGCactaagaggaaataaatatgaaGTGAGGCATTAATTCTCCTTACTGCCTTCTTGCTATAAGTTTTGCTACCATCATTTCTATCTAGTTCAATCAGTCTTTTAAGTCAGGAATGAACAAATTGCATATATACGAACTATAGGCAGACATTATCTATTTACTTCAGCTGCATGGTTCATCTATTTGACTAACTCACAACCAACATGGATATCCTGCCATCTTttacttcctcagaaaaaagggTATTGCTTACTAAGTATTATTCTTAACCTCAGTTTTAAATGAGACTCATTCTGCCTGTAGTACTCTCTGAATCTTTCATAACTAGGTTATTTAAAGAGCTTGGACTTAAGTAGCTTTGGATTTTCTTAAGAAAACCATATTTGTGGCAATAAAAGTTCAAATTTTTAGCTGAGAACTTTTGGAGAATATTGTGTTTTTATGAACAAAATCACCTTTCCAGGTCGGCCCTCACTGGCAAAAAGATTAGCCAGTAATGCACACCCAAAATCACGATATTTCTCACTGTATTTCTCTAGAAGGTACCCTCCATCTGCAGGGTTAATATAGGCAAAGTAACTTCCATTCACAGGAGGTTTGTGTTCACCTTCTGTCTGAATAACTGGcataaactgaaaagaaaagtaaataaggtAATTAGTCAATCCTAGTATCACTACGCAAAGAGAGTATCTTGAAtaatgtaacaaaatattttatcctagacttaaaacattttatttcaagacctaataagaaaacatgaaataggaaatattaattttagagtcaaaattttaaaagatttacaaatatcaaaaaactgaaaacattttataaaatgttcacAGTATTTCTTATAGTGTTTCTATAACATTGTAACACTTGCTTTAAAATGTCTAATTTTAAATCTTAAACTCTTTTTCTACCTTGAACACTAGGCAAATTATACCCATATTTCTGCAAAAGAACTTGTATGGTTTTTGACTTAATGGTCACATCTGTAGAGATTGTGAGAGAATGGGCAGGCTTAAGAGGTCATTCACTCTTCCATTCATGAGATGTGAAGACAAACagttgatatttttatgttgGAAATAAACGGACATACACAGTAATAGATATTTCCTCTTATAAATAATCATCATACTACCGGGGTAGGTTCTTACTACTTGGTCTGAAAGAGGGAGTTGACTAGATTATTAAACATTCCTTTCATCTTCTGATTGAAAGCTGCCCTCATATgaaaagcaaagatttaaaaagaagctAGGAATCCTCTGACGTATAAGGATTAAAATCTTTCACAATCCAAGGTCCTCAGCAGGCCACAGTAGGAGCTTGGATAGACTCATCTAAGACTGAGTATGAGCTAAGACAATCTGAAATGAGAGGTTAATGCTCCATTAGAGTTGGACCAATTGGAGCATGTGCTATGGTCCAAATCTATATGAAACAGTATCAAAACTGTAGAGAGAGATGACATCAACCACTGACAAGTCATTCAGAAAGCAGGATTTCTGATAGGTCagtaaaaggaaaaaggcaaaccAAATGTCAaatcaatataagaaaataattatatatatactaaCCTCAGAATTGAACCCAAGAGTCTGAAATGGGCCTGCCCCCGCTCCAAGAATAAAAGCTCCAGGAAGCTTGATTTCTTTTGCAATCTTATTTAGATCATAAACCTatacaagaggaaaaaatatttaaacttttaaatcatAACTCATCAAATTCCCTGTTTTACTTTATATTACTGAGTCCATTAACACTTCCTTACCACATTGGTCAATGGATCTTCTAATAACAAAAAGAGGAATCAACCCAACTTCTATAATCTTCACGTGAATGTGAAGAGTAAAAGTAtacttacttttgttttatttacaagAGGCATTAAGTAAGGCACACCTCCTACTTCTGCAATTCTAGTTTTCCCACAGATGCCTAAAAAAAATAAGCCATCTTAAAAATAGGCAAACAtctaattttaatagaaaatgccAGAAGatactaatttaatttattaagagTATAAAACTTTTCCATTCTCATAGTTTTAAAATAGCAGGGGTTGGAAGATTTAAGTAGCTGGGACCCCTGTCCTATTCTAACTACCTGCATCTCCAGTATTGTCATAACCTAGCATGATTTGATGTAGTTAGTAGCATAAAGGCAACAGAAAGTTGATGACAGGGCAAGGGCTAGACCTGGGGCTAAAGTATGGATTGGATGAGGTTTCTAGAATTAGCCTATAATgacttattcctttaaaaatcatttgtggAGACAGGGTTTAgccaaaattatattttaatttaaaatattttgctctcACGGAATATTAGTTCTTTTAGAAGTCCATATTGGAAAATCTTCTTGTTAAAGTTGTTTATTCCCAAGCTTGTTTATAAAAATGACAAGTAATTAGAGGTAACTTCAGATGCTAGGGACTTTCTACTTACATTTTTCATTAACATAACAGGTACAGCTAGATACAATTTGGGAGaaagcatattctttttttttaaacatagggTGGAAAATTAACTTTGTGAAAAGGTAGTCTTGTCAGTTTCATACTAATATTATTCTATAGTAAAGTAGATTAAATTGCTCTATTTCTTCAGCTATGCAGAGGGTAAATGTACAAAATTTCTTTAGGTCCCATTTAAAATTAGGGACTCTGGAAGTGTTTTCCATGGGATCGGCAGAAATTACTCATGGTTAAGACTCTTTCTCATTAAGTGATAATGTTTAAGTTCAGAGAAACCATTAGAGGACTATTTTAGCAGTCCAGCAAATAGGCAAGTAATGAGCTAAAAACAGCGACTTGTAGAGATGGagtagaagaaattaagaaaaagaacaaagaaaggagcATAGGCAACTATGGTGAAGTAATATGTTAAATTTTAGACTTGTCGTCCTCAAATTGTTCTTAGCATACAGAGGTGGAGATGTCTTggagaaaagtggaaaaagagaGCTCTAGGTGAGACGTACAGGTTTCGAATTTGTTGTGTCCAAGCAGTAACTAAAACAACAGGAGTAGATGAAATAGTCCAGAGAGACTTTACAGAATAAGAAGAGGCGGAGGAAAGAATTCTGGGAAACATCAACATTTAAAAGccttccagaaagagaaaggagccagaaaaaatgaggaagaaagaatatcaTGGAGGTAGGAAAGGCACCAGGAAGAAGATGCAGGAGAACCAAGGAGAGTAGAGGAGaaccaagaggagagagaatgttaGGTAGCAATGGCCAAACAGCATAAAATATTTGGAGGGATAAAATAATACCAACTCACTGGTGACTTGAGGAACACCAGTTCATGTAGAAAGTGCCTAACCATGTTTATGAAAgctcatacatatacatatacatacatatctggCTTCCTTAGTATTGTAATTTAAAGACTCAAAATTATTGAccagaaaactttttttcaaagtatAACCCTTTGGAGGACAGAATTGAGattaatcatttttcctttttcctcatacTCTTcagtgttttctgatttttattttaattatttaattaattatttagtgGGGGAGAATATATTACTCTTATAATTGAAAGAAACATGGCTATAAAAAAGTATTATGCTAAATGCTTTCAAGATGTGAAGAGAAATTGCCATTAGGTACACAAAACTTCCAGTATTTACAGGTCTACTTAACATCAAAGACTGTTTAAACTGGACACACCCAAGAAGAACATTTAACCCAAATGCCCCCCAATTTTAATGCATCTATCTGAAGCCAAGATACATTAACTGGCTTAACCAGGGTAATGAAATCTGTGTGTGGGAGAGAAAGAGCTAGAGTCCAGGACTTCtccataaaactattttttaacaaAGCTGTCAGTTATGTAATAAAAcagtgagtgagtgtgagtgtTTCTCTCCAAATTCCTCATCACAGTAGAGTATAATGGGAGAATGCTGGACGCTGGAAGCAGCCATACCTGGACTGCTCCTGATTATGATTCACACTGAGcttgcttagcctctctgagcctcagttttctcaactacAAACTGGAGCAGTACTTACCCTGCAGTGTTACTGTAAAAATGAAGACATCAAACATAGGTTATCTATCATAGTCTGACAAATTATATTTACTCAACCAATattaatttcccttctttctcacttTAAACATTGGCTGGATGATCATTTGGCAAATTTGTTGAAGGGGTATAAGTATTTAACAGATAATTCAAATACAAGGCTTTTAAGATCCCTTCTggtcttgaataaataaatgaaaacataaaaattaaagtaagttCCTGTAACAGTCActtgaggaattaaaaacaaaactctcacGTGATATCAAGGATTCTAGCCTAGTGAATATCTACTATGTAACCTGTGAAAGCTACAAAACTGCATAAAACACAGTATTTTTCCACAAgggtataaaatgaaatttaaccaATATAAGAAAACAGTGAGCACAGAAATTAAGCACAATTTAACCTAAAAGTTGGGACAATATCCTTTATTTGTAGAGTTTAAGACAAcccttaaaaataattctagtttTAGAAAAAGATTaggactgaaaaacaaaagctaactgCAAAAATTGCTTACCTCTTACAGGAAAGGTAAATGGCTGCTTGGTCAAATCAGGGCAATCAACTACAGAGACCTGGACATCAGCAAAGTTATCCTTTAGCCCCTTCTGCAGAACTAGTAAAGACAAGGAAAAGGCTTATTCAACATTAGGGAAAATCTGCCACCACATAGTAAATCTTCCCTCAACTGTTTTGTGTCACACTCCCAACCTAAACTAATGTAATtaaaaaagagggggaaatggTCTGATTAATGAATATAATAACATTAGACACATAATTAATCACAAGATATAATGTAAACTAAGACACCTAAATCCCTCCATTAATACCACTATAAATCATAGTGATTATAAACCATTGAAGATAAACATTGCACTCAGGTGAGGATTGCCTTTCTTCTGGGGAGAGGATTCCAAAGGTCTactgaaatgtaaatatttaaactgCTAGAAAGTAAGCAATTACCCAACAACTTCATTAAACGCTTACAGAcaaaatgttgagcaaaagaagcaagaTACAGAAAAACACATACTATATGACCTCACCTATAGGTATTTCAAAAACAGGCAACTAATCTAAGGTGACGGCAGTTGGAACAGTGCTTACCTGCTGGGGTAGAGACATTGACTGGGAAAGTGCATGAAGGAGCCTTCTGAgatgttagaaatattttacatcttgATTTGGATGGTAGTGACATGAGTGTAAACACGTTAAAATTCACCAAGCTGCACACTTAAGATTAGTGTTCTTTACTGTATATAtgttataactcaataaaaaaagtaaaaaaagaaacataggtGTCTCAAAGTTATAAATCTAAGAGCAACGTACTTTTAAGGATGAAAAGTTCTTATAAAAATTTCTCTCACAGCAGTGTCAGCCATCAGTTTAAGTCTTGTAGAACCAGACTTTCTAAAAACATGAAGTCAGCCTCAATCTAGCCAGATGGATATTCTATACCAGATCTTTATCTATGTGAAAACCGAAGccaaagcaaatggaaaattCCCCTCCCTGGACTAATAAGTGCAGACttctgaaaatagaaattaagattCAGTGTGTGGAAATATagtaaaatctgttttttatCAATTACAAAGGGACCAAGTTCTTGCTATAagatttttctataaaaagtgaaaataacttttaagctAAAAAGTTGTAGGAAGGCACCCAGAAAGATTCCTAGCTGTCCTGTCATAtcagggaagacagacagactgaTAGAAAAGACATATGGGCAATACAGATTGTTTACTAGCTGCTActcaatttaggaaaaaataggAAGGTTATGAGAGATGAACTACAACCAAGCAAAACGTGAGTACACTTCTTGACTTAATCTTATAAGGAGGACAGATGAACTaccaggacacttttgagaaGTAAGGGTAGGTTTTATAGTCACCATCAGAATGGAACTAAAGGCTGTTACACAAAGGTTGGCATTATGACAGGCTATATATACAGTTTTGGATTAGTACCATTCCTGGCttcattttatattcctatctttactttctttttcttatctatcTCCTCTCCTTCTAATTAATCTTGTGAAGCTGccttaaattctttttcaaacaaggtgaaatacataaaaatacacacagacagaGAAATCTAAGCAAGTTCATTGGCATATCAGAAGGGGAAAAAGTTGTATATTGGGAACATGGTTAATATACCACAGTATATTATAGACAGAATATTGTAACTGGTAAAAAGTTAATAAAGCAAAATGTGCGACACTTTGGGCATTCCAGATACTTAAATCTtgtattaataaatttattttcattctgtaaaGTAGGTATCATATCAAGAATCTTTAAATGGTGAGTTTAGTTTTTTTGGAGGGGCAGAATTTTGGACTGTCAATAAACATAGTACAGAATagatattgaaaaggaaaatgagttcTGTGTCGAAAAGTACTAGTGCATAAATTATATCttagaatattcttattttttaattttttccttagaataattttaaaaactcaaagtaAGTATTGTATTTACCTCCAACAAGCTCCTCTAGACTCGGCACATGGAAAGAATATTCAGCacaagtcattttctttcttcttttggttcGAGGACGTACAACTAAAGCTATTGCAGGCTAATTATCACCAGAGTTCACCGTGCACCAAGCATGAACAGCTGCTGCTCTGGAAATGAACATTAAGAGTTTAATTATATAAAGAGGGCAAAAGGGCATTtagcgggggctggccccatggccaagtggttaagtttgcgcgctccgctgcaggcggcccagtgtttcgtcggttcgaatcctgggcgcggacatggcactgctcatcaaaccacgctgaggcagcgtcccacatgccacaactagaaggacccacaacgaagaatatacaattatgcgctggggggctttggggagaaaaaggaaaaaaataataaaatctttaaaaaaaaaggggcaTTTAGGTTTCTGCCCTCCCAGGAAGGCAATCACAGCTTCTAGTATTAAAAGTCCAAGTGAGAAACACTCAAGCAACCTCtgttaaaaagcaaatttcaactgagtaaatttgaagatctaattggctttattccatggttcatgaatcaggcagcatcttACCTAGCAAATAGAGAGGAGCTCCAGGGAGCTGTACAGAATGGAAGGCTTTCTAGCAAGAAGGGGGCTCAAAAAGGACGTTTCTAAAGAATGGATTAATCTAGGTCACCTTCCCTTGGGGAAGGGCGGCGTTCTGGCATGCAGATTATCTCACTAGAGTTGATCAGGAAACTCCAGACTGATTGGTttaaaattccactcctgggagaaGCTGAAACTGCAATTAAGTCTTGGTTCACTGAGATGGGGGCTTAGGACAAATAACTCCATTTTGagacttgtttctttttaacaccTCTTTTAATACTGATACTTTGAACAGCTGACAGTTAAAATAGACAAGAAGAAAATCCAAACCAAGAGGGCACCTGATTCATTTTCTTTAGTCATATATCTGGATTAAACATGCAgttctcttttttgaggaagattaaccctgagctaactgctgccaatcctcctctttttgctgaggaaggctggccctgagctaacatccgcgcccatcttcctctactttatctgtgggacacctgccacagcatggcttgacaagtggtgccatgtccgcatcagcgatccgaactggtgaaccccaggcctctgaaccCCGGCCGGGCCCAAACATGGCAGTTTTCGGATGGTTGGTCTAAGGACTATAGGTTCTGCAGCAAAAGGTAGTTATTAAGGTTTATGAAAAAGTGTTTAAATGGTGTAGATAACAGTATGGGACGCCGAAGCACTTCTACAATAGatcatttatgttttctattcTATCTTTGACATTTAAGCTATAAATTAAAACAAGTTTCTTAGACTATCactttcacaaaagaaaattaaaattaatgacagaaaTGGAAACTTCTACAAATGACTAGCTCTTGAAATTgaaatgattattttcatttacaaacAAACATACTTTCTTGGTAAGCAGCTTTAATGTTCAATTATTCTGATAATCTAACCActtataatttgatattttaaataaagatgttaAGCATATTTTACAATAAGtaggctatatatatatatatatatatatacagaaattaGTATCTCACCTCAAGCGTCCAGGTGATGAGGTGTGCAAGCAGAGgtagatgaataaaataaatgccaaaaaaaccccaaataaaagtAATACGAGGTGGGCAGGGAATGCCCTGTAGGCCAACCGCAACAAGCAATGAAGACCAAAGTTTTAAGGGTTTCTAAGAGCACCGTTGGAGTTCTCACTAAATTCGTTAATGGAACACCTCATTAATCTGAATAGTCTCTGGTACATGCTTACTTAGTAACTGAAAGATGATTCTTCAGCATCACTTGAAAAATTCTTCCAAAAgcaactaaaaaaattttttttcccaagatttACAGGTTTCTTAGAAAGTGGGTGTCTAGTTTTGATAATGTGAAACAACACATCCTCCATACACATGCTACTGCATACATTTAGGACTTGACATTTACTTTAGTACTTTACCAAATACTGACTTTTATTCTCCTTTAGTTACTTAATATGCATAATGTGatctccaaaataaaatataaactgttGATAATAGGCCCCAAGACCTATATAATCATATTTCAATTATCtcaaacatatttttgaattgaCTAATCTATAGTTGTTCAGGAATgagatattttaactttttcacttgaaataatttcagttgcacagaaaatacacataaataattCCTATATAGTCTTCACCTAGATTTTCCAAATGGTAACATCATGTTCTCTTCATCAGAAACCAGCAAGTACTAATCAAGAGCATGTCAAAATCTGCTCACTGAATACcgtatttatttataataaggaTAATAGAAGCACTCTAGATATTTCTTACAGAAGGAATAATAAAGATTCAAGTTTAAATTCAAACACAATCCTAATTTTACATCCTTTATTAGCTTTAAAAGCtcaggtttattttgttttctttcctcacagAAATGTAAACAAAGCGCAACCCTGGGAGGCTACAGCCTGAACCGGTTTAGAAAAATGCAAGCCGACTGCCCCATAGCGCGTGTGAGGGTGTAGACGCGTGAGCGGGAGGCAGGGCGGCCCTGCTCCCAGCGGGACAGTGAACGAGACAGGATGCCTGTCCTGGAACCTACAGTATTTCATAGACACTGGAAATGGCGACACGATTAGACGTTTTATGCCTGGAATTGTTCAATATTTAGAGCAAAGCTGAGTAAAGACGCCAGATTACTTTCCAAGGTCTGTCCAATCCCGAGATGACACAGACTAGAAACTAAGACTTTAGACACCCTAAGGATTGATCATATGATACGAGAAGTCTGAAAACCGACAAATCAAACCAGCTCACTCATTTTTGTAACTACTTCGGAGGGAACAGCCTCCCCCCAAACTAAACTAGTTTAAACTGTTGAATCCTAACACT
This region includes:
- the C6H11orf54 gene encoding ester hydrolase C11orf54 homolog isoform X2; its protein translation is MPVIQTEGEHKPPVNGSYFAYINPADGGYLLEKYSEKYRDFGCALLANLFASEGRPGKVIEVKAKRRTGKLNFVTCMRQTLENHYGDKPVGMGGTFVIQKGKVKSHIMPAEFSSCPLNSDEEVNKWLHFYEMKAPLVCLPVFVSRDPGFDLRLEHTHFFSHHGEGGHYHYDTTPDIVEYLGYFLPAEFLYRIDQPKETHSFGRD
- the C6H11orf54 gene encoding ester hydrolase C11orf54 homolog isoform X1 translates to MTCAEYSFHVPSLEELVGVLQKGLKDNFADVQVSVVDCPDLTKQPFTFPVRGICGKTRIAEVGGVPYLMPLVNKTKVYDLNKIAKEIKLPGAFILGAGAGPFQTLGFNSEFMPVIQTEGEHKPPVNGSYFAYINPADGGYLLEKYSEKYRDFGCALLANLFASEGRPGKVIEVKAKRRTGKLNFVTCMRQTLENHYGDKPVGMGGTFVIQKGKVKSHIMPAEFSSCPLNSDEEVNKWLHFYEMKAPLVCLPVFVSRDPGFDLRLEHTHFFSHHGEGGHYHYDTTPDIVEYLGYFLPAEFLYRIDQPKETHSFGRD